A window from Methylocystis sp. MJC1 encodes these proteins:
- the fchA gene encoding methenyltetrahydrofolate cyclohydrolase, whose product MSAKTETIGKFLDELASSAPTPGGGGAAALSGAMGAALVSMVCNLTIGKKNYEAVSEDLKKTLARAEALREELTKGIDEDVVAFNTLMGAYGLPKATDEEKAARTAAIQEALKVATLAPLATCKVCYEVIALSKEAADKGNLGVISDAGVAVLAANAGLRSCALNVFINAKSIKDRDFAETQLAEVNALLAKAAAETEAVYEVVRGKIG is encoded by the coding sequence ATGAGCGCGAAGACGGAAACGATCGGCAAATTCCTCGACGAACTCGCGAGCAGCGCGCCGACTCCTGGCGGCGGCGGCGCGGCGGCGCTCTCGGGCGCCATGGGCGCGGCGCTGGTGTCGATGGTCTGCAATCTGACCATCGGCAAGAAGAACTATGAAGCCGTTTCCGAGGATCTGAAGAAGACCCTCGCCCGCGCCGAGGCGCTACGTGAAGAGCTGACCAAGGGCATCGACGAGGACGTCGTCGCCTTCAACACGCTGATGGGCGCCTATGGCCTGCCGAAGGCGACGGACGAAGAGAAGGCTGCGCGCACCGCCGCCATCCAGGAAGCGCTGAAGGTCGCGACGCTCGCCCCGCTTGCGACCTGCAAGGTCTGCTACGAGGTGATCGCGCTGTCCAAGGAAGCGGCCGACAAGGGCAATCTCGGCGTCATCAGCGACGCGGGCGTCGCCGTGCTCGCCGCTAATGCGGGTCTGCGTAGCTGCGCGCTGAACGTCTTCATCAACGCCAAGTCGATCAAGGACCGAGATTTCGCCGAGACGCAGCTTGCCGAGGTCAATGCGCTGCTCGCCAAGGCGGCGGCCGAGACCGAAGCGGTCTATGAGGTCGTGCGCGGAAAGATTGGCTAA